The window GGCGGCACGCCGGGCGCGGCGGGCGAGGGCGCCTGCTGGTGTTCTTCCTTCCACCGCTTGAGCATGGGCGCGATCGTGCTTTTGCTGCCCGTACCGCCAAGGGCTTCGCGGACGGTGTCGACGGTGGGGTTCTTGTTATCGGCAGCGAGACCGGCAGCGGCGGCTGCGACATGGGAATAGAGGATGCCGGCACGTGCCATTTGGGGACTCCTGAATAAGATAACGTATTACGTATTACGTAATATTACCCTATATTACGTTATGACGTATATCGATTTCTCGTTTACCTTGATCACGATAAGTGTTGTTATCGTGAGTTATCCGCCGTCCTGCCGTGATATGCTGCGTAATACCCGTTACAAATCGCGTTTTCCCGCGTCTCGCCATGTCTGATGATGTCATTCCCGTCTCTGCAGCGCCCGCAAGTGCTATAGCACCGCTGCGTAACGCCGTTACGCCCCTCGATGCGGAACTGAGTGCGCAGCACCGCGCCTTCCTCGCCGCCGCCACCTCGGAAAACACGCGCCGCACTTACCGCTCGGCCATCAAGCATTACCTTTCGTGGGGCGGCGTGCTGCCTGCCGACGAGCCAACGATGATCCGCTACCTGCTGGCGTTCGCGGCCTCGCTCAATCCGCGCACGCTCGCGCTGCGCCTGACCGCGCTGTCGCAGTGGCACGTGCACCAGGGCTTTGCCGACCCCGCGTCCACGCCCACCGTCCGCAAAACCCTGGCCGGCATCACGCGCACCAATGGCAAGCCAAAGAAGAAGGCCAAGGCCCTCCCGGTGGAAGACCTGGAGCGCATCGTCGCGCAACTCGCCAACCTGGCCACGCTGAAAGCCGCGCGCGACAACGCCCTGCTGCAGATCGGATTTTTCGGAGGATTACGCCGCAGCGAGCTCGTGGCCATCGACGTGAGCCACATCGGCCTGCAAGCGGAAGGGATGACCATCACCCTGCCGCGCTCGAAGACCGACCAGATGGGGGAGGGCATCGTCAAGGCGATTCCCTACGGTGACGGCGCCTGCTGCCCGGCGACGGCGCTGCGCAACTGGCTCGATGCGGCCGGCATCGCCAGCGGCCCGCTGTTTCGCCCGATCAGCAAATGGGGCGAGGTGTCCGCGGCCGCACTTCACGAAGGCAGCGTCAACACCATCCTCGAACAATGTGCGCGGCTTGCCGGACTGGACTACGTTCCCGACCTCTCCAGCCATAGCCTGCGGCGCGGCATGGCCACCAGCGCGCACCGCGCCGGCGCCAACTTTCGCGACATCAAACGCCAGGGCGGCTGGCGCCACGACGGCACCGTGCAAGGCTATATAGAAGAAGCCGGCCGTTTCGAGGACAACGCCGCCGGTACCTTGCTCAGGTCAAGTCAGCGGCAGGACCCGCCACAAGCGCGTCGTGCCGGCAAACACGACCGCGAGAAATGATGGTCGGGAGTGGATTCCCGTGCTGACGGGAATGACGGAGCTATGCCTCAGGGCAACCATGGCCTGATTCAACGGTACTCGTGCACAAGCCCGGATCTTCTTCGAGCTGGTAGTTCAGATAGGATTGTGCCGCCCGCCTGCCGGGCGTACCATGAAACGGCATGTTGTTTCGGTACGCAAGCCCACCCCGCGGGAGGTACTTGACCATGGTTCGCCGCTCCTTGAAGCACTGGCTACTCGCCATCGTGCTCGTCCTGCTCCTGGTAATCGTCGTGCCGCCGCTGGCACTGTCGCTGTTCCGCCACCAGCAGGCATCGGACGCCGACCCTGGACGGGGCGCCGCCACCGTCGCCCATGACGTGTTCGGCGACAGTTTCACCAAGGTGACTTACCTCGAACAAAACTGGCAGCCGCAGGACAGCCTGTGGTTCTACACCACGACGCAGGGCTCGAACCTGCTGCCTTACGACTTCTTCATGGCGCTCGAACAGCCGGGCTCAACGCCCCTGGCTGCAGCGCCCCCGTTCCGGGCCAATGAGCACATGAACCGCTTGCGCTACCTGCCGCAACGGGCAACGGCATCCAATCCGGACGCGCTGCCGGTCGGCTTCGTCAAGGACGGCTATCTCAACAAGAACTACCTGGGCGTGACCTGCGCCGCCTGCCACACAGCGCAGATCAACTACCGCGGACTGGGCATGCGCATCGACGGCGGACCGGGCGGCGCCGATATGGTCGGCTTCCTCACCTCCCTCACCACGGCGATGCAGACGGTGCGCGACGATGCGGCGGTCCGGGAGCGCTTCGTCAAGGCGGTGCTGGCGCGCGGCGAGTATGCCAGCGCCGACGACATCGTCAAGGACGTCGGGGTCTACACCCAGCGCCTGGTCAGCTACAACACCATCAACCACAGCGCCACCGACTATGGTTACGCGCGCCTGGACGCATTTGGCCGCATCTACAACCGTACCCTGCAACACTTGCTCAACCGAAGCCAGCTTGAAGCCGTGCTGCGCAACATTTTCACGCCGGAGCAGGTTGCCGAGGCCCTGGCCGGGATCGGGAACACCCTCAGCTCGGCCCAGCGCGACCAGGTCATCGCACGGGTCGCCAGGACGCCCCGCGACATCGCCTGGCTCAAGCGCGAACTGTTCATCAAGGCCGACGCGCCCGTCAGCTATCCCTTCTTGTGGGACGTGCCCCAGCACGACGTGGTCCAGTGGAATGGGATCGGCAACAATGCCGGCCTGGGACCGCTGGGCCGCAACGCCGGCGAAGTGATCGGCGTGTTCGGCACGCTCGACTGGCACGAAGCGGATACCTATTCGCTGTCTTCGCTGCTGGCCGGCCAGGGTTTCAAACAGAGCACGATCCGCTTCGACTCCTCCGTCAACGTGGAGAACTTGCGCCTGATTGAGAGCCGTCTGGCTTCGCTGCAGTCCCCCCAATGGCCACGCAGCGTGTTCGGCGCCGCCTCGATCGACGCAGCGCGGGTGCTGCGCGGCGAGCGCCTGTTTAATAACCACTGCGCCAGCTGCCACGCCAGCATCGATCGCAGCTCGCCCGAGCGGCGCATCGTCGCCTACATGTCGAAGGTCGAGGAAGTGGGCACCGATCCCACCATGGCTGACAACAGCGTCAAGTACCTGGGCTACTCCGGCATTTTGCGCAACCAATACGTCGGCGCGGGCGTGGGCAGCATCCTGCTCGACAAAAAGGCGCCGATCGCCGCTTTGCTCACCAAAGCCACCACCAGCGTGCTGGAAACGCGCGATCCCGACAAGTCGTTCGTGCAGCGCTGGGCCGAATGGCTGCGCAACATGGCCAAAGCCTTCTTCGGCAACGAGATCAAGGCGTCAAACAAGCAGGGCAACTACACGATCGACACCACCGTCGCCCCCTACGCGTCCTTGCGTGCCTACAAGGGGCGGGCGCTGAACGGCATCTGGGCCACGGCGCCCTATCTGCACAACGGCTCGGTGCCGACATTGTACGACCTGCTGCTGCCGGCGCAGTGTCCGGCCGAGGACAAGCAGGCCGAATGCCGGCCCGTCAAATTTCAGGTCGGCTCACGCGAATTCGATCCCGTCAAGGTGGGAATGCGAAGCCAAGGCTACGACGGCTTCACGTTCGACACCCGGCTGCCAGGCAACAGCAACGCCGGCCACGAATACGGCATGGTCGCCGTCACGAAAGGCGATAAAACCGTGCCGCCGCTGACCAGGGAAGATCGACTCGACCTGCTCGACTACCTGAAAGCGCAGTAAGGCCGGCGCAGCCCCGCGCTTTTTTAAGGCCGCCTCCTGTCCCGCGTGCGGAGCACCTATAATGACGACTCGTGCAGTCATTAAAACAGGAGAATTTAGAATGGCAATTAGTCTGACCAAGGGTGGCAACGTCAACCTGAGCAAGGAAGCGCCCGGCCTGACGAAAATGGTAATCGGTCTGGGCTGGGATGCCCGGTCCACCAGCGGCGTCGAGTTCGACCTCGACGGATCGGTGTTCTTGTTGAAGGCCGACGGTAAAGTCCGCACCGACACCGACATGATTTTTTATAACAACCTCAAGTCCGTCGATGGCAGCGTGACGCACTCCGGCGACAACCGCACCGGTGCGGGCGATGGCGACGACGAAAGCATCACCGTCGAACTGAGCCGTGTACCTGCCGACATCGAAAAGATTTCGGTGTGCGTCACCATCCACGACGCCGCCGTGCGCAAGCAGAACTTCGGCATGGTATCGAATGCATTCATTCGCTGTATCAATGCCGCCGACAACGCGGAAATCGCGCGTTTCGATTTGTCCGAAGACGGCTCGACCGAAGCGGCCATGATTTTCGGCGAAGTCTACCGCCATGCCGGCGACTGGAAATTTCGCGCGGTCGGCCAGGGCTTCACCGGCGGCCTGGGTCCTCTGGCATCCTCGTTCGGCGTCAACGTTTAAGCGGATGAGCAGTCACCCCCGCACTGGCGGGGGACGGCACTGTCGCTACGCCGATATGCCTCAGCGGCGTAGCGGTGCTGCCTGACCGTCTCATGAGTTGGTCCATACGAACCCAACAGGACCGGCAAACCCGACAGCGCTTCGAGCTGCGCCACGAACGACCCGGCGTCGGCCACGCGCTCGTCCGCATAGCGCGGGGTGGCGCGCGCAAGCAAGTGTCCCAGCCGCTCCTGATGCGCCAGATCGCGTCGGGCGCCGGGCAGGATCGCACTGATCCGACCCGAATGCGGATCGCGCACGCATAAAGCATCGTCCACCGCATCGGCGTCATAGGCGGTGCACCAGCGCAGGGCGCGTTCGCGCCCGAATACATCGAGGTGACTGACCAGCAGGCCGTCGAGCGGTCCCGCCACCTGCAACGCGTAGCGCAGCAGCAGTGCATCAGGATGGCCGCGCCGGAAGCGCCCTTGCCAGCCATCGGACGCATTGTGCGGCTCGGGCAAGTGGTCGAGCCGCGCATCGTGCGTCGGCAGCGGCCCGTTGCCGTGGCGCGTCATGTACGAACGCAGGATGCCCAGGTGTTCGATGCGCGCGTGCTGGCCGGCGTCCGTGGCCACCGCCTGCACCGACGCCGGATGAATGCTGCTCCACGTCGTATGCGGGTGAAAACCGCGCCATTCGTCGAGCAGCACGCCCTGCGCACCCTCGAACAGCACGCAGCCGGGCAGGTGCAGCCGCTCCGCCACCCGCGCATGCGCGGCCGGTGGCACTTGGCGCACCAGCTCCGCCACGCGCTCGAGCCAGCGCGTGGCCATATTTGCGTCATCCAGTACCGCCAGTTCGGCGTCGTATGCATTCTGGTTGGCCGGCTCGGCGCAACGCTGCCCGAATGCGGCGCGTAGCGTGCGGCGCATCAGTTCCAGCTTCGCCAGCGCCACTGCCGGCTGCATCAGGTCCGCGTAATGCACAATCTGCTCCGGATGATCGATGCCATGGCCGGCCGTCTCGCCCACGCCGACCCCGCAGCTGCCGTGCGCCGCCTTCCCGCGCCGCAGTTCGCGCATGCGTCCCGCCGCCTGGTGAAACGGCGTGGTGACACGGCAGCGGCCATCGATCAGGATGCGCGCAAGGGCGTCATCCACCCCGGCACGGCGCAGGTACGCGTCTTCCACCAGCAGCGCGGTCGGATGCACGATGACCGGGTAGGCCAGCAAGGTGACCACGCCCGGCACGAAGCTGCCCGCGCCGAACTGCGCGAAGGTGTGATGCCGGCCGTCGGGCAGCACCACATTGTGGCCGGCCTGGGCGCCGCCGTTGAAACGCACCACCGTATGCGCGCCCCAGTGCCGGCACAGATAATCGGTGAACAGGCCCTTGCCGCAATCGCCAAAGCCAAGCCCCAGCAGGGACACCAGACGGGTCGAAGACATGGCCATCCTTATGCGAACATGCGCTTCCACCACGCCGACGGAGCTGCCGGCGTGCCCGCCGCGGGGACGTGCATCCGCGTGGCGGCATTCGGGTCGAGCAGGTCGGCGTACGGACGCAGGGCACGCACGATGGCCGACACGCGCTGCGGCGCGATGGCGTTGGCCTCCAGCGTGGCCACCAGCGCATCCATGTCGGGAATCGCGCGCTCGGTCAGGCCGACGATGGCGGCGGCCACCGCGCAGGCGTCGCCCGGCTCCTCCATGCAGATGACATGGTCGCCCAGCAGGTCGCGCCAGCGCTTTTCGCAGCGGCCACGCCGGCCCAGGTCGGGAATCAGGAAAAACACGTGATACGTTTCGGCCGCCGCGGCGATGGCTTCGGCGATCGGCACATCCGCGTCGAGCGTGTCGCCCACCAGGCTGCCGATCTGGTGGCGCGACACCGCCGGATACGGCAGCTCGTCGCCGGTGATGAACAGGTAGCCTTTCTTGCGCCGCTTGACCCAGCAATCCATGTCGGTATGCTGCGCCACCATGTAAAAGGCCAGTTCGTAGCTCTCTTCGCCGCTGCCACCGCCGCCGCCCTCCAGGTAGCTCCAGGTGAGCCACTGGTCCATCAGCTCCGCGGTCGACTCGAACTGGCCCACCTGCAGCGGCGCATGATCGGACGTGGCGTCGCCGATGGCCATAAACAGCAGTTGCGGATCGGCGACGCCGACCGCGTTGAGCAAAGCCATGAAGGTGGGCAGTTCCTTGGTGGCCAGGCTTTGCGGGATGTCGCCCATCGACCCGGTGACGTCGAGCGCGAACACGATTCCCAGCGAATTCGGATGGTCGCCGCTGTCGCGCGATTCGCGGATTTTCAGGCCGTGGGGATTCATCAGCGGGTGGCATCCGCGCTGGGTGAACACCTCGTTGCGGGATGCCGACGCGCGGTCGGCGACCAGTGCTGCGTGCGCAGCGTGGGAGTAATTACCTTGACCCATGATGGTTCCTTTGTTTGTCTAGGCTGATGGGGTGGGACTGAAGTCGATGAATCTGGCCGGACCGAAAGCGTCTTTCGCTGCGCTGCCGACCGCCTGGCGCATGCCTTCCGCGCCCAGCGCCGCGCACCATGCGGCATCGAGGCTGGCACGTTCCAGCAGGCGTGCCAGCGGTGGCGGCGTGGCGCGCGAGATGGCGGGCTCGCCGGGTGCATCCGCCAGCATGGCGCGCATCGCCCAGGCCAGCTGCATCAGGTCGCGCCCCTGGGCGGCTCCGCCATCGTGCCGGCTGCGGCGCGCGCCGGACCAGCCGATAATCAGCACGCCGTGGTCGGCCGGATGCACCAGCAGGTGTTCGGGCACCAGGCGGCCGTGGCTCCAGCCGCCGGCGTGGACGTAGGCCAGCACTTCAAGCACGCGGCGCCACATCCACACGGCGTGGCGCGCGTCGATCGCGCGTCCATACGCAAGCCGCACGTCGGCCAGGCTGCCCCAGAATCCCGTGGGGTGGCGCAGCACCAGTACCTCGCGCTGCTGGCCGTCCGCGCTGGCGCTGCTGCCCACGGCGACTGCCTGCGGCAGGCGCTGGGTGAAATAGGCGGCGCCGGGCACGCCGTCGTCCTGCAACTGGTCGAGAATCGCCTTTTCGCGCGCCAGCTGGCCGGAGGGCGCACCGGCGTGGGCGATTTTCAGCACCACGCGCCGTGGCATGGCGCCGCTACGCTCGGCCAGCGCCAGTGTGGCGCTGCCGCCGGCACCCAGGTGGGCGATGGTCTTGTAGCGCTGGCCCCCGCAGGCGATGTCGGCGTCGCTGTCGCCGGCCCGCGAGCGCAGGTACGCCTCACGAAAATCGGCGGCGCGGACCAGGTCTTCGCTGCGCGTCACGTCCGCCCCGCAATACGTGCAGGTGACGATGCGCCACAGCGCCTGCCGGGGCAGCGGGCTGCCGCACTGCGGACAGAGTAGGGTGAGCGGAGTCATGTCGACGTCAAGCCAGGATGCGTTTTTTCTCGGCGTCGAATTCGGCGTCGGTCAGAATGTTCTGCTCGCGCAGCGCCGCCAGGTCGCGCAGCAGTGCCATGCGCTGGGCCGGCGCGTCGGGCGCGATCGCTCCCGCCATCCGGCCGACGCTCGCGCCTAGCGTGCCGCCCAGGGCGAAGCCCATGCCGGCGCCGAGCACCGTGCCGGCGCTGCCTTCGTTGCGGGCGGCCGCATGCAGCACGTCGAAACGGCGTTCTTCCTGGTAGTCGAAGCCGATGATGTTCATTTCGGCGCGCCGCGCCAGGGCCGCCTTGAGCTTCTGGACGGCGCTGTCGGTCTCGGGCACGTTGATCGATTCGATGCTGAACTGGGTCAGCGCCACGCCGTACTGGGCGGTCTCGCCGGCCAGCGCCTCGCCGATCGTGGCGGACAAGGAATCGAGCCGGGTCGAAATCTCCAGCACCGATACGCCGCTGGCGCTGATCGCACCGGCAATCGCGGTTTTGATACGCGTGGTGTTCATGGCGCGGAAATAGTCGGCCAGGGTGGCCGCATCCATGCTGCGCGCGGTGCCGACCAGTTTCATCAAAAACAGCTTGGGATCGGCCACCTCGATGGCGTACTGGCCGAAGGCGCGCACCGGCACCATGATGCCGAATTTCGGGTCCTGCAGCTGGATCGGGTCCGGCGTGCCCCAGCGTACGTCGAGCGTGGTGGCCAGGTTCACGAACCAGACTTCGGCAGAAAACGGCGACTGGCCGCCGAACGGCAGGCCCACCAGCTTGCGCAGCAAGGGCATGTTGCCGGTGGAAAGCGTGTGGCGGCCGGCGCCGAACGGGCCTTCGTACACGCCGTCGCGCACCACGAAGGCGACCTGCGACGCGTTGACGATCAGCTGCGTCATCGTCGAAAGCTCCTGCGAGGGGTATTTCCATGCCAGCTGGCTCGCTCTGCCGTCCCACTTCACCCTGTCGATAATGGCCATGATCGTGTTCTCCTTGGTTGATTGGTCAGAGGCCGCGCTTGAGCAGCCCGAGGCGGTCGCGAAATTGCGGCCGCAGCCGGTACAACTGCGCCGGGCGGCTGGGGCTCGACGCATCCATGTGTCCTTCGGCCGCTTCCAGCACGTCCAGCTCGGCCATCTTGCGGCGAAAGCTCACCTTGTTCAGCGGTTCGCCCATCAGCGCTTCATACACGCGCTGCAACTGCGGCAGCGTGAACAGCTCGCCGACCAGAAAGCATGGCAGCGACGAATACTGGCTCTTGCTGCGCAGCCGCTCGACCGCCGCCGCCACGATCGTGGCGTGATCGAAGGGCAGGGTGGGCAGGCGGTCGACGCCGACCAGCTTCACGCCCGGATGGCCCGCCGCGGCGATGACCGCGTGCGGCACCAGCGCGTAATAGGCGAGCGACACCGACCAGCCGCGCGGATCGCGCGCCGCGCCGGAGAAGGCGGCCAACTGTTCGAGATAGGGCACGTCGATGCCGGTTTTGGTCTTGAGCACGCGCAGGGCGGCGTCGAATCCGTGGCGGTCTTTATCGGTGTGGATGTAGCCGCCGGGCAGGGCGGCCACACCTTTGTACGGCTCGCGTTCGCGCTTGAGCAGGGCGACCGCCAAGCCGTCGTCGGCAAGGGTGAGCAGGACGGTGTCGACGGTGCAGATGACGTCATTCACGCTGGGCTCCTGAGGAAGGTTGGATTGAGTTGACATGTTTGCATTGTACTTAGTTTCAAAATGAAACCGCAAGCTATTTTTCATTCGACTCGACGAACCAGCGAAATTTCAAGATTAGTTTCAAAGTGCGACTTAATCGAGCGAATCTTCCTGGCGCACTGGCGCGACGCTATTCTGAATGGCAATTAGCTGCAAGGTGGGCGGCAAGTATCGCAGCATGCCGTTGTTGGATAGCTTCCCGGTTTCGCGCCAAGCTTGCGCCGCCCGGGAACAGGCTGGTAAGCTGATGCGGGAGGTCGGCGTTTTCAAGATGGCCGAAGCCGTCCGACCAGACATGGCCGCAGGGGGAGGTCGGCTAGCCATGGCGAGAAAAAGCCGGTGCGGGCCTTGCTGCCAACCTGGTCGGCGCCAGCGCCAACACGAAGGAATCCTTACCATATCCCCGAGTGAAGTGAGACCATGTCATTTGTGTGCGACACCCCCTTCTGTTTCAGCCTGGTCGCTGTGCTGATACTTCCCGTACCTGCCGCCGCCAGCGGCGTGATCCGTATGGCGTCGGACGAATGGTGTCCGTTTGTCTGTGCGACGGACGGAAAACTCACCGGAGGCTATCTCGTGGATGCCACGTTGCAGGCGATGGGCGCCGCCGGCTATCTGGTCGAGCCGGTCCTGATGCCGCTGAACCGGGCCATGCGCGAAACGCGCACCGGCGATATCGAAGGCGTCTACGCTCCACCGGTCGACGACAGGTTGCGCCTGAGCGCACCAATAGCCTACTCCAGGGCCTGCTTCTATACTCGCGCGAACGAGAAATGGGCCTATCGCGACTAGCGCTCGCTCGCAGGCATTACCGTCGGCGTCATCGCCGACTACGGTTATGACGACGGGGCCATGGACGCCTATATCGTGGCCCGGCGCGCAGACCGCCATGCGCTCGACTTTTCCCATGGCGCCAAGGCCGGTACGACCAATCTGCAAAAAATGCTCGCCGGACGCTTTTTGGTCATGCTCGAGCACGAAGCCGTCGTGGGCCTTCAAGCACGCAAGCTGGGTGTGACCGCGCAGCTTAGACAAGCTGGATGCTTGAAGCAAGCACTGCCCTTGACGATTGGCTTCGCGCGCGAAGACAGCCGCAGCGCGACCTGGCTGCGCGTCCTGGCCAACGGCATCAAGCATCTCGAAGCCTCAGGGGCACTGAGAAAACTGCGCGAACGGTACGCGATTCCAGCCCACAGTGCCGTGTCTCAGAGTCAGACATCCGACAATGAGGGGAGAACACGGGATTCTGGAAAAATAGTTCGTTAAGGAATTCCGTTTCAGATTCGGCCTCTATCGGCCCCTCACGCGGATGCCTTGCTTCAGCAAGCGGCTAACCGGAGCGAGGCCTTGAAACAGCGCATTGCGCCGACCGATGCTCTCCATGTCCACCCTAGCTTCGATACAGTATCCCTGGCGACACGCGTTACAATGCAGCCGCCCGCAATCCATCGCTTTCTTTCACATTAACCGGACAAACAGCCAGCCGTATGCACTCCGACATTTCCAGCAACACAGGTGACTATTCTCTTCTCGCGCGCCAAGTGAGCAGCATTCTTGACGGCGAGCGCGACCTGACCGCCAACGCGTCGCAATTCGCCGCCCTGGTGTACTCCACTATCCCGGACCTGAACTGGGCCGGTTTCTACCTGCTCCGTCCGGGCAAAAAGGAGGGCGCCCAAGAACTGCTGGTCGGCCCATTCCAGGGCAAGGTCGCGTGCGCGCGCATTCCCCTGGGCCGTGGCGTGTGCGGCACCTCCGCACAGGAGCGCCGCACCATCGTGGTCGCCGACGTGCACGCGTTCGAGGGCCACATCGCCTGCGACAGCGCCTCGAACGCCGAAATCGTCATCCCTCTGCTCAAGGACGGCCAGCTGTACGGCGTGTTCGACATCGACAGCCCGCTGCTGAACCGCTTCAGCGAAGAAGACCGCGTCGGCCTCGAAGCGATGGTCCAGGCCTTCCTCGACGCGACCGACATGCACTGATCAAAAACGCGGCAGCTTGTCCAGCGTGATCACGTTCGGATGGCTGTACACCTTGCGCTTGTGCGCATTGGTGTTGTAATACTCGCCGGTCCAGAAGTTATTCGGACTGGTGACGCCGGCCGGGCCGTCGCCGTCGTTCCACACCATGAACCACAGCCACCAGGCCTTGTCCGCGGCGATCTTGTCCGGATCGGGGATGAAGCTGTTTTCGCTCAGGGCGACCGGTTTGCGTTCCACCGGCGTGTTCAACGCCTGCTGGTAGGTCGCCAGCTGCGAGCCGTAGGTCTTGTTGTCGCTGCCGTCGTAAATATCGTGGCTGACGATGTCGACCACGTCGTCGCCCGGATACCACGCCGGATCCTGCCCGTTCCACACCCAGATCAGGTTATGCAGGCCATGCCGGTGCACCAGGCGGTCGAACATGTGGCGCCACAGAAGGATGTTCGCGTACGCCTGCGGCACGCCGTCGGTACGGGTGCGGCCCCACCAGAACCAGCCATCGCCCTTGTAGCCCGACGCTTCATGCAAGGGCCGCCACAGCACGGTCACCCCCGCATCGGACAGCTTTTTGAGCTCCACCGCCACCATATCGATGCCGTCGTTGATCTGCTGGTACGCCGGGCTGCTTTTGTCGAGCGCCCCATGGGCCATGGGAATCATGAAATTGGTGTTTTTGCTGGCGTCGCTCTCGCGCGCATAGAAGTTGGCGTTGTTGACCTGGGCCGTTTTCAGCAACGCCGGGTCGCGCCAGTGCCACGCGAAGGTGACCAGGCCACCTTTGCCGGCAAAGGCGATCGCTTCTTCGGTCTGGCGCCGGCCTTCAACCCAATTGGCCGTCAGCCCATAATTCATGAAATCGTAGCCCATCAGCGCAGGGGACTTGCCGGTATCGGCGCGTACCCGTTCGGCCATGTCGATCGAGTCTTTCCAGGTCAGGTCGGCCTGGCCGGCGATGACCTGCTTGCCCCACACGCTGCGCAGATAGCTGAACACCGCACGCGTTTTGGCGTTCGCGTTGTTGTCGACCGGCGCGCTACGGGTGGCCGCCGGCGGCATGCTGGTGCAAAAGCTGCGCGCGATGCAGTAATTACCGCGTTCGACGCCCCAGCCATCGTTATCGTTGACGCATAGCGGCCAGGTTTGCTGATTGACGGTGCAGGTGTCGTTGTCGGCCGCGTGCGATTGAG of the Massilia violaceinigra genome contains:
- a CDS encoding glycosyl hydrolase, translated to MTYQRTAGIRLLARLTALMAALTLPAQSHAADNDTCTVNQQTWPLCVNDNDGWGVERGNYCIARSFCTSMPPAATRSAPVDNNANAKTRAVFSYLRSVWGKQVIAGQADLTWKDSIDMAERVRADTGKSPALMGYDFMNYGLTANWVEGRRQTEEAIAFAGKGGLVTFAWHWRDPALLKTAQVNNANFYARESDASKNTNFMIPMAHGALDKSSPAYQQINDGIDMVAVELKKLSDAGVTVLWRPLHEASGYKGDGWFWWGRTRTDGVPQAYANILLWRHMFDRLVHRHGLHNLIWVWNGQDPAWYPGDDVVDIVSHDIYDGSDNKTYGSQLATYQQALNTPVERKPVALSENSFIPDPDKIAADKAWWLWFMVWNDGDGPAGVTSPNNFWTGEYYNTNAHKRKVYSHPNVITLDKLPRF